One region of Microbacterium sp. M28 genomic DNA includes:
- a CDS encoding Fur family transcriptional regulator, translating to MPLLASDIDDAIRAAGLRVTESRRAVFGALRSHPHASADDIHAAVQPVVDCTLQSVYNALGDFAAAGLVRRIEPAGHPMLFELRVDDNHHHLVCTRCGAVEDVDCATGHAPCLVPGDTHGYRVAVAEVTYWGLCATCAAEDS from the coding sequence ATGCCTCTCCTCGCCTCCGACATCGACGACGCGATCCGCGCCGCCGGTCTGCGGGTGACGGAATCGCGTCGTGCCGTGTTCGGCGCCCTGCGTTCGCATCCGCATGCGAGCGCCGATGACATCCACGCCGCGGTGCAGCCGGTCGTCGACTGCACACTGCAGTCCGTCTACAACGCGCTCGGCGACTTCGCCGCCGCCGGTCTCGTGCGGCGCATCGAACCGGCCGGCCACCCGATGCTGTTCGAGCTGCGCGTCGACGACAACCACCACCACCTCGTGTGCACGCGCTGCGGTGCGGTCGAAGACGTCGACTGCGCCACCGGGCACGCCCCCTGCCTGGTGCCGGGTGACACCCATGGCTACCGCGTCGCGGTCGCCGAGGTCACCTACTGGGGCCTGTGCGCGACGTGCGCGGCCGAAGACTCCTGA
- the katG gene encoding catalase/peroxidase HPI — MTAHEQVPGIGDDVTGIDQSKTVTDEPVEPGEAGACPVFHAQPHPTMGSANRVWWPEQLNLKILAKNTAERNPLGVDFDYKAAFEALDLDAVKKDIEETITTSQAWWPADFGHYGPLMIRMAWHSAGTYRVTDGRGGGGTGQQRFAPLNSWPDNVGLDKARRILWPVKKKYGQSLSWGDLMILAGNVALESMGFETFGFAGGRIDAWEPDDDVYWGPETTWLGDERYSGDRDLERPLAAVQMGLIYVNPEGPNGNPDPLASARDIRETFARMAMDDEETVALIAGGHTFGKTHGAAPDSNLEENPEAAGLERQGLGWKNNHGTGKGDDQITSGLEVTWTYHPTRWDNEFFHILFAYDWELFQSPAGANQWRPKNGAGEDMVPLAHSNGRREPRMLTSDLALRFDPIYGPISERFKNDPEAFADAFARAWFKLTHRDMGPRARYVGTEVPAEELIWQDNVPAVDHALISDTDAALLKAKVLESGLSVADLVSVTWAAASTFRGSDKRGGVNGARIRLAPQKDWEVNDPQRVARVLNVLEGIRAEFNDAQTGDVRVSLADLIVLAGNAGVEKAAKDAGVDTVVPFHAGRTDASQEQTDVHSFSFLEPAADGFRNYVSKDVAAIPAEHLLLDKANLLTLTAPELTVLVGGLRVLGANWDGSQYGVFTETPGVLTNDFFVNLLDLGTTWKPLDPGSHAFEGRVDGTDEVVGRGTRVDLLFGSNSELRAIAEVYASDDAKEKFVRDFVAAWGKVTELDRFDLV, encoded by the coding sequence ATGACCGCTCACGAACAGGTCCCCGGTATCGGTGACGACGTCACCGGAATCGACCAGTCGAAGACCGTCACCGACGAACCCGTCGAGCCCGGCGAGGCGGGCGCCTGCCCCGTCTTCCACGCCCAGCCGCATCCGACCATGGGCTCGGCCAACCGCGTGTGGTGGCCCGAGCAGCTGAACCTGAAGATCCTCGCGAAGAACACCGCGGAGCGGAACCCGCTCGGTGTCGACTTCGACTACAAGGCCGCCTTCGAGGCGCTCGACCTGGATGCCGTCAAGAAGGACATCGAAGAGACGATCACGACGTCGCAGGCGTGGTGGCCGGCGGACTTCGGCCACTACGGGCCGCTCATGATCCGCATGGCCTGGCACAGCGCCGGCACCTACCGTGTGACCGACGGCCGCGGTGGCGGAGGCACCGGACAGCAGCGCTTCGCTCCGCTGAACAGCTGGCCCGACAATGTCGGCCTCGACAAGGCGCGCCGCATCCTGTGGCCCGTGAAGAAGAAGTACGGCCAGTCGCTGAGCTGGGGCGACCTCATGATCCTCGCGGGCAACGTCGCGCTGGAGTCGATGGGCTTCGAGACCTTCGGTTTCGCCGGTGGTCGCATCGACGCGTGGGAGCCGGACGACGACGTGTACTGGGGCCCGGAGACGACGTGGCTCGGCGACGAACGCTACTCGGGCGACCGCGACCTCGAGCGTCCGCTCGCGGCCGTGCAGATGGGTCTCATCTACGTCAACCCCGAGGGCCCCAACGGGAACCCCGACCCGCTCGCGTCGGCGCGCGACATCCGCGAGACCTTCGCGCGCATGGCGATGGATGACGAGGAGACGGTCGCGCTGATCGCCGGCGGTCACACGTTCGGCAAGACGCACGGCGCGGCTCCCGACTCGAACCTCGAGGAGAACCCCGAGGCGGCAGGGCTCGAGCGCCAGGGTCTGGGCTGGAAGAACAACCACGGCACCGGCAAGGGCGACGACCAGATCACCAGTGGTCTCGAGGTCACCTGGACCTACCACCCGACGCGCTGGGACAACGAGTTCTTCCACATCCTGTTCGCGTACGACTGGGAACTGTTCCAGAGCCCGGCCGGTGCCAACCAGTGGCGTCCGAAGAACGGCGCAGGGGAGGACATGGTCCCGCTCGCGCACTCGAACGGCCGTCGCGAACCGCGCATGCTCACCAGCGACCTGGCGCTGCGCTTCGACCCGATCTACGGTCCGATCTCGGAGCGCTTCAAGAACGACCCCGAGGCATTCGCCGATGCGTTCGCACGGGCGTGGTTCAAGCTGACGCACCGCGACATGGGCCCGCGTGCACGCTACGTCGGCACCGAGGTTCCGGCCGAGGAGCTCATCTGGCAGGACAACGTCCCCGCCGTCGACCACGCGCTGATCTCGGACACCGACGCTGCTCTGCTCAAGGCGAAGGTCCTCGAGTCCGGCCTCTCGGTCGCCGACCTCGTCTCGGTCACGTGGGCGGCGGCATCCACCTTCCGCGGCAGCGACAAGCGCGGCGGCGTCAACGGCGCCCGCATCCGCCTGGCTCCGCAGAAGGACTGGGAGGTCAACGACCCGCAGCGCGTCGCTCGTGTCCTCAATGTGCTCGAGGGCATCCGTGCGGAGTTCAACGACGCGCAGACCGGTGACGTGCGCGTCTCGCTCGCGGACCTGATCGTGCTCGCCGGCAACGCGGGTGTCGAGAAGGCGGCGAAGGATGCCGGAGTCGACACGGTCGTGCCGTTCCACGCCGGGCGCACTGACGCCTCGCAGGAGCAGACCGACGTCCACTCGTTCTCGTTCCTGGAGCCGGCGGCGGACGGCTTCCGCAACTACGTCTCGAAGGACGTCGCGGCGATTCCGGCCGAGCACCTGCTGCTGGACAAGGCCAACCTGCTGACGCTGACGGCGCCGGAGCTCACCGTTCTCGTCGGTGGTCTGCGCGTGCTCGGCGCGAACTGGGACGGCTCGCAGTACGGCGTCTTCACCGAGACGCCCGGCGTGCTCACGAACGACTTCTTCGTGAACCTGCTCGACCTCGGCACCACGTGGAAGCCGCTGGACCCGGGTTCGCACGCGTTCGAGGGCCGGGTTGACGGCACCGATGAGGTCGTCGGCCGCGGAACCCGCGTCGACCTTCTGTTCGGCTCGAACTCCGAACTGCGCGCGATCGCCGAGGTGTACGCCTCCGACGACGCCAAGGAGAAGTTCGTGCGCGACTTCGTCGCCGCCTGGGGCAAGGTCACGGAGCTGGACCGCTTCGACCTGGTCTGA